GAACGCAGCTGCTCGGCAAGCTCCGCGCTGACCTCCGCCCAGAGGCCACCGGACCGCGGCGCCGCGTAACCGCTGACGGTCACCTGGCCGTGCGCGGTCACCACGTGCACCGCGCGCACGTTCCCGCTCGCCTGGTCCATCTCGACCTGCACCTGCGAGCCGTCCGGCACCGGCACCCGCACCGAGCCCAAGTCGATCCGCGGGATCTCGTCCTCCGGGGCCTCGGCGAGGTCGTACGGCCCGTCCGCGCCGGTGACCGTCGCGGGTTCCTCCGTCTCGTCCTCGTACTCGTCCTCGGCGAAATCCTCCTCGTCCGGCGCCGCGTGCCGCCCCGCCTGCGGAGGCTGCGCGTCCGCACCCCGGCGCTTGCGTCCGAAAATCCCCACTAGCTCTCCGTTCCTTCCACGGCGACTGTGCTGCCGAGTACGGCATGTCCCCCGGTCGAACCGTATCCGCCCGCGCCCCGCTCGGAACTCTCGAGTTCGGCGACCTCCAGGAACTCGGCCCGCTCCACCCGCTGGATCACCAGCTGGGCGATCCGGTCACCGCGGGTCAGCTTGATCGGCTCGCGCGGATCGTGGTTGACCAGGCACACCTTGATCTCACCCCGGTAACCGGAGTCGATGGTGCCCGGGGTGTTGACCACGGAGAGGCCCGCGCGCGCGGCGAGCCCGGAACGCGGATGCACGAAACCGGCGTAACCGGGCGGCAGCGCGATGGCCACGCCGGTACCGACAAGGGCCCGCTCACCGGGGTCGAGCACGAGGTCGGTGGTGGTCACCAGATCGGCACCGGCATCACCGTCCCGGGCATAGCTCGGAACGGGGACGTCGGGATCGGTTCGGGAAAGCAGTACCTGCACGCTGGACACGGACCGCGAGACTACCCTGAGCCCGTGGGCGAGAGCACAGGCGCGGCCGATCAACGCACAGACGAACGGACGGACGGACAAGCGGG
The sequence above is drawn from the Amycolatopsis aidingensis genome and encodes:
- a CDS encoding DUF3710 domain-containing protein, whose protein sequence is MGIFGRKRRGADAQPPQAGRHAAPDEEDFAEDEYEDETEEPATVTGADGPYDLAEAPEDEIPRIDLGSVRVPVPDGSQVQVEMDQASGNVRAVHVVTAHGQVTVSGYAAPRSGGLWAEVSAELAEQLRSDGAKVASGAGEWGTELSAVVGEVALRFVGVDGPRWMLRGVIAGPQSQAAQAPDTLRDIVRGTIVARGDAPMPVRTPLPIQLPEAVAEHIAQQQSQQSQQQQG
- the dut gene encoding dUTP diphosphatase; this translates as MSSVQVLLSRTDPDVPVPSYARDGDAGADLVTTTDLVLDPGERALVGTGVAIALPPGYAGFVHPRSGLAARAGLSVVNTPGTIDSGYRGEIKVCLVNHDPREPIKLTRGDRIAQLVIQRVERAEFLEVAELESSERGAGGYGSTGGHAVLGSTVAVEGTES